A stretch of Arcobacter arenosus DNA encodes these proteins:
- the ald gene encoding alanine dehydrogenase, translated as MKIGLIKEIKVHEYRVGLTPDCVSAYVNAGHTVFVEKDAGVGAGFENSEYEKVGAIIEENKQKIFDDSEMIVKVKEPLPEEYDFFHEGQILYTYLHIAADKPQAQMLLEKKVKAVAYETITSSEGGLPCLTPMSEIAGRLATQEGAKYLEKPFGGRGVLLGGVPGVKRGNVVIIGGGIVGLNACKMAVGLGANVTVLDISASRLAFYDDLFGSKVTTLFSNRTNIVKAISEADLVIGAVLIPGATAPKLISKDDLKLMKKNSVIVDVAIDQGGCFETSKATYHDNPTYVVNDVVHYCVANMPGAVSLTSTLALTATTLRHGLAIANKGLEKALADDKHLLNGLNTYDGKLTNEAVAKSLDIPYEPVTF; from the coding sequence ATGAAAATTGGTTTAATCAAGGAAATCAAAGTACATGAATATAGAGTTGGATTAACTCCTGATTGTGTAAGTGCATATGTAAATGCAGGACATACAGTATTTGTAGAAAAAGATGCAGGTGTTGGTGCTGGTTTTGAAAATAGTGAATATGAAAAAGTTGGAGCTATTATTGAAGAGAATAAACAAAAAATCTTTGATGATAGTGAAATGATAGTAAAAGTTAAAGAACCATTACCTGAAGAGTATGACTTTTTCCATGAAGGACAAATTTTATATACTTATTTACATATAGCTGCTGATAAACCACAAGCACAAATGCTCTTAGAAAAAAAAGTAAAAGCTGTTGCTTATGAAACAATTACATCTTCAGAGGGTGGACTTCCTTGTTTAACACCAATGAGTGAAATAGCTGGGCGACTTGCAACTCAAGAGGGTGCAAAATATTTAGAAAAACCTTTTGGTGGAAGAGGTGTATTACTTGGTGGTGTTCCAGGAGTAAAAAGAGGAAATGTTGTAATAATCGGTGGAGGTATAGTTGGACTTAATGCTTGTAAAATGGCAGTTGGATTAGGTGCTAATGTTACTGTTTTAGATATTAGTGCATCAAGACTTGCTTTTTATGATGATCTTTTTGGTTCGAAGGTAACTACATTATTTTCAAATAGAACAAATATTGTTAAAGCAATTAGTGAAGCTGATTTAGTTATTGGTGCAGTTCTAATTCCAGGAGCAACAGCTCCAAAACTAATCTCTAAAGATGATTTAAAACTTATGAAGAAAAACTCAGTTATTGTTGATGTTGCAATTGATCAAGGTGGATGTTTTGAAACAAGTAAAGCTACATACCATGATAATCCAACATATGTTGTAAATGATGTAGTTCATTATTGTGTTGCAAATATGCCAGGGGCAGTTTCATTAACTTCTACTTTAGCTTTAACTGCAACAACATTAAGACATGGATTAGCAATAGCTAATAAAGGTTTGGAAAAAGCTTTAGCTGATGATAAACATTTACTAAATGGTTTAAATACTTATGATGGGAAACTAACAAATGAAGCAGTGGCAAAAAGTTTAGATATCCCATATGAGCCTGTAACATTTTAA
- a CDS encoding helix-turn-helix domain-containing protein translates to MENEFFVGTKIKELRVNLNMSAKDLANNAQISVGMLSQLENGSTQGSVETLRKIAKVLNTTLAQLFANEEEITSKAINDESFYVVRSENRKKISFPDPPLQL, encoded by the coding sequence ATGGAAAATGAATTTTTTGTAGGAACAAAGATAAAAGAGTTAAGAGTAAATCTTAATATGAGTGCAAAAGATTTAGCAAATAATGCACAAATTTCAGTTGGTATGTTATCACAATTAGAAAATGGTTCTACACAAGGTTCAGTTGAAACGCTCAGAAAAATTGCAAAGGTTTTAAATACAACATTAGCACAACTATTTGCAAATGAAGAGGAGATTACAAGTAAAGCTATAAATGATGAATCTTTTTATGTTGTAAGAAGTGAAAATAGAAAAAAAATCTCTTTTCCTGACCCCCCTTTACAATTGTGA
- a CDS encoding cupin domain-containing protein: MVNLEPQRVTEDIIPHTKGGEECNYVLNGEIVVTLNDKEFILSQGDCIRFNPEIPHKIENRSNKKASYISAITPVSF, from the coding sequence TTGGTTAATCTTGAACCACAAAGAGTTACAGAGGATATAATTCCTCATACAAAAGGTGGTGAAGAGTGTAATTATGTTTTAAATGGTGAAATTGTAGTAACTTTAAATGATAAAGAATTTATTTTGTCTCAAGGGGATTGTATTAGATTTAATCCTGAAATACCACATAAAATAGAAAACAGAAGTAATAAAAAAGCTTCTTATATTTCGGCTATTACTCCTGTTTCATTCTAA
- a CDS encoding glycosyl transferase, whose protein sequence is MNFFKYIKAVGTGPKSNRDLTKEEIIEAIDGILQNKCESEQAAAFLMLLRVKLESDEELAGCLEACEKYIKKDDIPQSVELGYSFDGKTDQPYLFPLFSSVLNDFFKQHKEIEPFKLVISGDKLQPAKSGLFVKELAQAIELDDNIIAFYDRKEYFEELSNLTQLRKKLYMRTIFNTVEKLLNPANSKYAITSAFHRPYVEKYIKLFGHNYENLLILKGSEGSTEVFSNSKYWIKEGEEIVEKPIKLADFDINYTEKYENITLEENLKILENPSAELMKLVKLNVAIILFTAKRVESIEKAYEMLNKKDCCIVRFWKWLLK, encoded by the coding sequence ATGAACTTTTTCAAATATATTAAAGCAGTGGGTACTGGCCCAAAATCAAATCGTGATTTAACTAAAGAAGAGATTATTGAAGCTATTGATGGAATCTTACAAAATAAATGTGAAAGTGAACAAGCAGCAGCTTTTTTAATGCTTTTGAGGGTTAAACTAGAGAGTGATGAAGAATTAGCTGGTTGTCTAGAAGCTTGTGAAAAATATATTAAGAAAGATGATATCCCTCAATCAGTTGAACTTGGTTATTCTTTTGATGGGAAAACAGACCAACCTTATTTATTCCCTTTATTTAGTTCGGTTTTAAATGATTTTTTTAAACAACATAAAGAGATTGAACCTTTTAAACTTGTAATTAGTGGAGATAAATTACAACCTGCAAAAAGTGGACTTTTTGTAAAAGAGTTAGCTCAAGCAATCGAACTTGATGATAATATAATAGCTTTTTATGATAGAAAAGAGTATTTTGAGGAGCTATCTAATTTAACCCAGTTAAGAAAAAAACTTTATATGAGAACTATTTTTAACACTGTTGAAAAACTTTTAAATCCTGCAAACTCGAAATATGCTATAACTTCTGCTTTTCATAGACCTTATGTAGAAAAATATATAAAATTATTTGGACATAACTATGAAAATCTTCTTATTTTAAAAGGGAGTGAAGGTTCAACTGAAGTTTTTTCAAACTCAAAATATTGGATAAAAGAGGGTGAGGAGATTGTTGAAAAACCTATAAAATTAGCTGATTTTGATATTAACTATACTGAAAAATATGAAAATATTACTTTAGAGGAGAATCTAAAAATATTAGAAAATCCAAGTGCTGAGCTAATGAAATTAGTTAAACTAAATGTTGCAATTATTCTTTTTACTGCAAAAAGAGTTGAATCAATTGAAAAAGCATATGAGATGCTTAATAAAAAAGATTGTTGTATTGTAAGATTTTGGAAATGGCTATTAAAATAG
- a CDS encoding PAS domain-containing protein — protein MQKFLISSIFLLFLIFLSHEFYYLDKKNEYEKDIHNKKSEEIIAFFNDEVEKKFGKTFALTNLLSKDKKLIEALVKKDNSLLDYSEIIEETQNFGEYKNLWIQIIDKDGYSFYRSWTNRIGDHAASARIDIVDMIKNPRPMRGISTGRFDMTFKTMIPLYDNGKFVGIIEMISKFNSIARVLKKYDIEPLMVVHEDYTTRFIKPFTSLFIGNNYVANLNASKSLMKKVKIYGLKKLMYLEKPILFDKYLVTTTQIKDIHGGEMGFFIFFFDEKKLDKSKIYNFRFEYSSQVIVAVVIYVLFILFLLNKNYVGRLNEEVEKKTLKIDKQKKKLKDLLNVYDNNVIFSKTDLKGYITYVSKAFCEISGYTKDELIGKPHNIIRHPDMKKTVFKELWTTIQSGKVWENEVKNLKKDGGYYWVYSRVEPVYNQENRIIEYISTRTDITAKKKYEEHQLKMLNQTRMTALGEMLSNIAHQWRQPLSIITSVASSVSLKQELKMLKEVDLEKEMKSIMDSANYLSNIIESFRNFIRNDKEFKAVSIKKSVDDVLQILDTTIKSNHINIINNIEKNDIVIGMISGELEQVLINIINNANEIFIERNIQDKNIILNLKIEKEIIIITLEDNAGGIPDDIINKIFDAYFTTKHKSQGTGLGLYMSYRIVTESLKGNLFVKNTDKGAKFFIEIPIKYDSLK, from the coding sequence ATGCAAAAGTTTTTAATAAGTTCTATCTTTTTACTATTTCTTATTTTTTTATCTCATGAGTTTTATTATTTAGATAAAAAAAATGAGTATGAAAAAGATATTCATAATAAAAAAAGTGAAGAGATCATAGCTTTTTTTAATGATGAAGTTGAAAAGAAATTTGGAAAAACTTTTGCATTGACAAACCTTTTAAGTAAAGATAAGAAGTTAATTGAAGCATTAGTCAAAAAAGATAACTCCCTATTAGATTACTCAGAAATTATTGAAGAAACCCAAAATTTTGGGGAATATAAAAATTTATGGATACAAATTATTGATAAAGATGGATATAGTTTTTATAGAAGTTGGACAAATAGAATTGGAGACCATGCTGCAAGTGCTAGAATAGATATTGTTGATATGATAAAGAATCCTAGACCTATGAGGGGTATTAGTACGGGACGATTTGATATGACATTTAAAACAATGATTCCTCTATATGATAACGGTAAATTTGTAGGAATTATTGAGATGATTTCTAAGTTTAATTCAATAGCAAGAGTTCTTAAGAAATATGATATTGAACCATTAATGGTTGTTCATGAAGATTATACAACCAGATTTATAAAACCCTTCACTTCTCTGTTTATAGGTAATAATTATGTTGCAAATCTAAATGCATCTAAAAGTTTAATGAAGAAAGTTAAAATTTATGGTTTGAAAAAATTGATGTATTTAGAAAAACCCATACTTTTTGATAAATATTTAGTAACTACTACTCAAATTAAAGATATTCATGGTGGGGAGATGGGCTTTTTTATCTTCTTTTTTGATGAAAAAAAACTTGATAAATCAAAAATTTATAACTTTAGGTTTGAATATTCATCTCAAGTTATTGTAGCTGTAGTAATCTATGTTCTATTTATATTATTTTTACTTAATAAAAATTATGTGGGAAGATTAAATGAAGAGGTTGAAAAAAAGACTCTAAAAATCGATAAACAGAAAAAAAAGTTAAAAGATTTATTAAATGTCTATGACAATAATGTAATTTTTTCAAAAACAGATTTAAAAGGTTATATAACTTATGTTAGTAAGGCTTTTTGTGAGATATCAGGTTATACAAAAGATGAATTGATTGGAAAACCTCATAATATAATCAGACACCCTGATATGAAAAAAACTGTTTTTAAAGAACTATGGACAACAATTCAAAGTGGAAAAGTTTGGGAAAATGAGGTTAAAAACCTTAAAAAAGATGGGGGATATTATTGGGTTTATTCAAGGGTAGAACCTGTTTATAACCAAGAAAATCGAATCATAGAGTATATTTCAACTAGAACAGATATAACTGCTAAAAAAAAGTATGAAGAACATCAACTAAAAATGTTAAATCAAACTAGAATGACTGCACTTGGTGAAATGTTAAGTAATATTGCCCATCAATGGAGACAACCTTTATCAATTATAACTTCAGTAGCTTCATCGGTCTCATTAAAACAAGAGTTAAAAATGTTAAAAGAAGTTGATTTAGAAAAAGAGATGAAGAGTATTATGGATAGTGCAAATTATCTTTCTAATATAATAGAGTCTTTTAGAAACTTTATACGAAATGATAAAGAGTTTAAAGCAGTTAGTATTAAAAAAAGTGTAGATGATGTACTTCAAATTTTAGATACAACAATAAAAAGTAATCATATAAATATTATAAATAATATAGAAAAAAATGATATTGTTATTGGGATGATTTCAGGTGAATTAGAACAAGTATTAATAAATATAATTAATAATGCTAATGAAATTTTTATTGAAAGAAATATTCAAGATAAAAATATAATATTAAATCTAAAAATTGAAAAAGAAATTATTATTATTACTTTAGAAGATAATGCAGGAGGAATTCCTGATGATATTATCAATAAAATTTTTGATGCTTACTTTACAACAAAACATAAGTCTCAGGGGACTGGTTTAGGACTTTATATGAGTTATAGAATTGTTACTGAAAGCTTAAAAGGTAACCTTTTTGTAAAAAATACTGATAAAGGGGCTAAGTTTTTTATAGAGATTCCAATAAAATATGATAGCTTAAAATAG
- the serS gene encoding serine--tRNA ligase, protein MIDVKQLQKDFENMANALKRKGVEQSTLDKLKDLTDNAKQKRQEMENVTAEQNKLSKEFGRYKKEGLDIAPLQDSINELKSKKQSMEEEVKTLEDELSSIALGIPNLPDENVPDGADENENVVLEIIGEKPVFSFEPKEHWDLNNGWLDFERGVKLAKSRFSAIKGQGARLERALINYMLDFNKERGFEEWYVPFMANSNTLQGTGQLPKFEDDLFKIEGEDLYLIPTAEVQLTNLYNDEIIPADELPLLMTSYTPCFRKEAGSAGRDTRGLIRQHQFDKVEMVAITKQEESEEVFEKMVACASDLLTSLGLAHQKVQLCTGDLGFSASTTIDLEVWLPGQGKYREISSISNTREFQARRAKIRYKDGKKNILAHTLNGSSLAVGRTLLAIMENYQQEDGTVKIPDVLVKYM, encoded by the coding sequence ATGATTGATGTAAAGCAACTACAAAAAGATTTTGAAAATATGGCAAATGCCTTAAAAAGAAAAGGTGTTGAACAATCTACTCTTGATAAGTTAAAAGACTTAACTGATAATGCAAAGCAAAAAAGACAAGAGATGGAAAATGTTACAGCAGAGCAAAACAAACTTTCAAAAGAGTTTGGAAGATATAAAAAAGAGGGCTTAGATATTGCTCCTTTACAAGATTCTATTAATGAACTTAAATCAAAAAAACAATCAATGGAAGAGGAAGTTAAAACTTTAGAAGATGAATTGTCTTCTATTGCTTTAGGAATTCCAAATCTTCCTGATGAAAATGTTCCTGATGGTGCAGATGAAAATGAAAATGTTGTTTTAGAAATAATTGGAGAGAAACCTGTATTTTCTTTTGAACCAAAAGAGCATTGGGATTTAAACAACGGATGGTTAGATTTTGAAAGAGGTGTTAAATTAGCAAAATCTAGATTCTCTGCAATTAAAGGTCAAGGGGCAAGATTAGAGCGAGCATTAATTAACTATATGCTTGATTTTAACAAAGAGCGAGGATTTGAAGAATGGTATGTTCCTTTTATGGCAAATTCAAACACTCTTCAAGGAACAGGACAATTACCAAAATTTGAAGATGATTTATTTAAAATTGAGGGTGAAGATTTATATTTAATTCCAACTGCTGAGGTTCAATTAACAAATCTTTATAATGATGAGATTATACCAGCTGATGAATTACCTTTATTAATGACTTCTTATACTCCATGTTTTAGAAAAGAAGCAGGAAGTGCAGGGCGTGATACAAGAGGATTAATTAGACAACACCAATTTGATAAAGTTGAGATGGTAGCAATCACTAAACAAGAAGAATCGGAAGAAGTTTTTGAAAAAATGGTTGCTTGTGCAAGTGATTTATTAACTTCACTTGGACTTGCTCATCAAAAAGTTCAATTATGCACAGGAGATTTAGGATTTAGTGCTTCAACTACAATAGACTTAGAGGTTTGGCTTCCAGGTCAAGGAAAATATAGAGAAATCTCTTCTATCTCAAATACAAGAGAATTTCAAGCAAGACGTGCAAAAATCAGATATAAAGATGGTAAAAAGAATATCTTAGCTCATACTTTAAATGGTTCGTCATTAGCTGTTGGAAGAACTTTATTAGCAATTATGGAAAACTATCAACAAGAAGATGGAACTGTTAAAATCCCAGATGTTTTAGTAAAGTATATGTAA
- a CDS encoding TAXI family TRAP transporter solute-binding subunit, producing MKYKFFTVTIPFILLIVGAFYFTASFIQPSPKKEITIATGGKTGNYYKTALEYKKLLEKDDVTVNIINSAGSIENIQLLKEKKADIAFIQNGTISNETSEGIKSLASIYYEPLWVFYKNEGFIVDYLIQFYSKKISIGKEGSGTRDLASNILTDNGIDNTNSKILDLSNEEAKNELLKGNIDVMFVVSSHKSEIIKELLASPSVNVFSFKRARAYSQKYTFLEDLTLYEGTLDLYKNLPDQNINLLSTTANLVVNENFPEELKRLFLKRIVDVHNKKDLFSKARYFPNTINMKLDLDEEAQRYFENGDTFLEKIFPYWIASNIDRLKILLIPLITLLFPLFKGFFPLYNWSMRSKIYRWYDEVKAIDKELESIDKTKYQEELEKLEKLRIEISNETKVPLSFMGEYYNLQLHIDHVINKIEKSI from the coding sequence ATGAAATACAAATTTTTTACGGTTACTATACCTTTTATTCTTCTAATTGTTGGTGCTTTTTATTTTACAGCATCTTTTATACAACCAAGTCCTAAAAAAGAGATTACAATTGCAACAGGAGGAAAGACTGGCAATTACTACAAAACTGCTTTGGAGTATAAAAAGTTATTAGAAAAAGACGATGTTACAGTTAATATAATCAATTCAGCTGGGTCTATTGAAAATATTCAACTATTAAAAGAGAAAAAAGCTGATATTGCATTTATTCAAAATGGAACTATTAGCAATGAAACTTCTGAGGGGATAAAATCCCTTGCCTCAATCTATTATGAGCCTCTTTGGGTATTTTATAAAAACGAAGGTTTTATTGTTGATTATCTAATACAGTTTTATTCAAAAAAAATATCAATTGGAAAAGAAGGGAGTGGAACAAGGGATTTAGCATCAAATATTTTAACAGATAATGGTATTGATAATACAAACTCTAAAATCCTAGATTTAAGTAATGAAGAAGCAAAAAATGAGTTACTAAAAGGGAATATTGATGTTATGTTTGTTGTATCTTCACACAAATCAGAAATAATAAAAGAACTTCTAGCTTCTCCTAGTGTAAACGTATTTAGTTTTAAAAGGGCAAGGGCATATAGCCAAAAATATACCTTTTTAGAAGATTTAACACTATATGAAGGGACATTAGATCTTTATAAAAATCTTCCAGACCAAAATATAAACCTTCTTTCAACAACTGCAAATTTAGTAGTAAATGAAAATTTTCCTGAAGAGTTAAAAAGATTATTCTTGAAAAGAATAGTTGATGTTCATAATAAAAAAGATCTATTTTCAAAGGCTAGATATTTTCCAAATACAATAAATATGAAACTTGATTTAGATGAAGAAGCACAAAGATATTTTGAAAATGGAGATACCTTTTTAGAAAAAATATTCCCTTATTGGATAGCTTCAAATATTGATAGATTAAAAATATTATTAATCCCTTTAATCACTTTATTGTTCCCATTATTTAAAGGATTTTTTCCACTTTACAATTGGTCAATGAGATCAAAAATTTATAGATGGTATGATGAAGTTAAAGCTATTGATAAAGAATTAGAAAGTATCGATAAAACTAAGTATCAAGAAGAACTTGAAAAACTTGAAAAACTAAGAATTGAAATTAGTAATGAAACAAAAGTTCCCCTATCATTTATGGGAGAATATTATAATCTACAACTTCATATTGACCATGTAATAAATAAAATTGAAAAATCCATATAA
- the trpS gene encoding tryptophan--tRNA ligase encodes MRILSGIQPSGTIHIGNYFGMIKKMIESQDDGELFAFIASYHALTTVKEKEVLEKNIFEAAVNFLALGMDPEKSTFWVQSDVKEVLELYWLLSNHTSMGLLERAHSYKDKTAKGIQANHGLFSYPVLMAADILLFDSNIVPVGKDQIQHVEMTRDIANSFNHHYKTDILVLPEAKVDEVVATVPGTDGAKMSKSYGNTIDMFGTKKGIKKQVMGIVTDSKELDEVKDYTTCNIYKLCELFMNEDELKQLQQRYATPGEGYGHFKLSLLDKINEHFAPYVERRQHLLDNPKEVKEILEFGASKARKIASVKMEAIRDIVGL; translated from the coding sequence TTGAGAATATTATCTGGAATTCAACCAAGTGGAACTATCCATATTGGTAACTACTTTGGAATGATTAAAAAAATGATTGAATCACAAGATGATGGTGAACTTTTTGCCTTTATTGCTTCATATCATGCATTAACAACTGTTAAAGAAAAAGAGGTTTTAGAAAAAAATATTTTTGAAGCAGCTGTAAACTTTTTAGCTCTTGGAATGGATCCAGAAAAATCTACATTCTGGGTTCAAAGTGATGTAAAAGAAGTATTAGAACTATACTGGTTATTATCAAATCATACATCAATGGGACTACTTGAAAGAGCTCACTCATATAAAGATAAAACAGCAAAGGGTATCCAAGCAAATCATGGTTTATTTTCATATCCTGTTTTAATGGCAGCAGATATTTTACTTTTTGATTCAAATATTGTTCCTGTAGGTAAAGATCAAATTCAACATGTTGAGATGACAAGAGATATTGCTAATAGCTTTAATCACCACTATAAAACAGATATTTTAGTTTTACCTGAAGCGAAAGTTGATGAAGTAGTTGCAACAGTTCCAGGAACTGATGGAGCAAAAATGTCAAAATCATATGGAAATACAATTGATATGTTCGGAACAAAAAAAGGTATTAAAAAACAAGTTATGGGAATTGTAACTGACTCAAAAGAATTAGATGAAGTAAAAGATTATACAACTTGTAATATATATAAACTATGTGAACTATTTATGAATGAAGATGAATTAAAACAACTTCAACAAAGATATGCAACTCCAGGTGAGGGATATGGTCATTTTAAACTTTCACTTTTGGATAAAATCAATGAACACTTTGCACCATATGTAGAGAGAAGACAACACTTATTAGACAATCCAAAAGAAGTAAAAGAGATTTTAGAATTTGGAGCAAGTAAAGCAAGAAAAATAGCAAGTGTTAAAATGGAAGCTATTAGAGATATCGTAGGTTTATAA
- a CDS encoding diguanylate cyclase: MIPTVYDICIQNVLTIDVQKTLDDAIKKMSDYNLRTIILKNYEDKSYHILTTTHLLEFKISNIDKSAILQDLNIPKVKELDKDINLLSVLNDIDASDEYMVITENEKLIGIVSYTDIVNNIDPQIMMKKQTLSSLTHQYRAITTDENASTLQVIHLLKESSRDAVIIIDTDLKPIGIFTTKDFIDIVHNDFDLLKPIKNYMTSPVSTLDDKTTIAEAVKYIKDKHYKRIVVVDENRYISGIITQKELLKTVYNKWIELIKEEGSKMSRTNEKLLKATSKLKEEVSFDYLTKLYNRSMFDTLLIEQIENFKNYSNYSFSLAMLDIDHFKKINDNYGHLEGDKVLQEIAKILTITTRGSDIVARWGGEEFVILLPNTNIEQATIFSEKLRDSIESFDFKNIGKVTCSIGIAQFHSSDTKANFFKRADEALYKAKELGRNRVELEHLN, translated from the coding sequence TTGATTCCAACAGTATATGATATTTGTATTCAAAATGTATTAACTATTGACGTTCAAAAAACATTAGATGATGCCATTAAAAAAATGTCTGATTATAATTTAAGAACAATAATTTTAAAAAACTATGAAGATAAATCATATCATATATTAACAACAACCCATCTGTTGGAATTCAAAATTTCAAATATTGATAAAAGTGCCATTTTACAAGACCTTAATATTCCAAAGGTAAAGGAACTTGATAAAGATATAAATCTTCTTTCTGTTTTAAATGATATTGATGCAAGTGATGAATATATGGTTATTACAGAAAATGAAAAACTTATAGGGATTGTTTCTTATACCGATATTGTTAATAATATCGACCCACAAATTATGATGAAGAAACAAACCCTTTCTTCTTTAACACATCAATATAGAGCAATAACAACAGATGAAAATGCTTCAACTTTACAAGTGATTCATCTTTTAAAAGAAAGCTCTAGAGATGCCGTTATTATAATAGATACAGATTTAAAACCAATTGGTATTTTTACAACAAAAGATTTTATAGATATAGTTCACAATGATTTTGACCTTTTAAAACCTATAAAAAACTATATGACATCACCTGTAAGTACGTTAGATGATAAAACTACTATTGCTGAAGCTGTAAAATATATAAAAGATAAACACTATAAAAGAATTGTAGTTGTTGATGAAAACAGATATATTTCAGGGATTATTACCCAAAAAGAACTACTTAAAACAGTTTATAATAAATGGATTGAACTTATCAAAGAAGAGGGTTCAAAAATGTCAAGAACAAATGAAAAACTTCTAAAAGCAACATCAAAACTAAAAGAAGAGGTTTCCTTTGATTATTTAACTAAATTATATAATAGAAGTATGTTTGATACACTTTTAATTGAACAAATTGAAAATTTTAAAAATTATAGTAATTATAGTTTTTCTTTAGCCATGCTTGATATTGATCATTTTAAAAAGATAAATGATAATTATGGTCACTTAGAAGGGGATAAGGTTCTTCAAGAGATTGCAAAAATATTAACAATTACTACAAGGGGAAGTGATATTGTTGCAAGATGGGGAGGAGAAGAGTTTGTAATACTTCTACCTAACACAAATATAGAACAAGCAACAATTTTTTCAGAAAAACTTAGAGACTCAATAGAGAGCTTTGATTTTAAAAATATTGGGAAGGTGACTTGTTCAATAGGTATTGCGCAATTTCATAGTTCAGATACAAAAGCTAACTTTTTTAAAAGAGCAGATGAAGCTTTATATAAAGCAAAAGAATTAGGAAGAAATAGAGTAGAACTAGAACACCTAAACTAA
- a CDS encoding class I SAM-dependent DNA methyltransferase translates to MGLDLYAKIEPYLDFDEEVYNLHNEFMSHVMEKELDNILDIGCGQGYFLQNLALNNKKAFGIDLSQSQIDFCKEKGIENTSCLALEDVKEKYDCATAIFDVINYIPKNELKKFFMDTSKVLNDNAYFIFDVNSLFGFDEVAQGCITIDRKDKFIAIDAIYEDRKLITSLTLFSKDENGKYQKEKDKITQYYHDKKSLTELLKKAGFEVEEIKEFNLHGFDEADKLIYICRKI, encoded by the coding sequence ATGGGCTTAGACCTTTATGCTAAAATAGAACCATATCTTGATTTTGATGAAGAGGTTTATAATCTGCATAATGAGTTTATGTCTCATGTTATGGAAAAAGAACTTGATAATATCCTAGATATAGGGTGTGGTCAAGGATACTTTCTTCAAAATCTTGCACTTAATAATAAAAAAGCTTTTGGAATAGATTTAAGCCAATCTCAAATTGACTTTTGTAAGGAAAAAGGTATTGAAAATACCTCTTGTCTTGCACTTGAAGATGTAAAAGAAAAATATGATTGTGCAACAGCAATTTTTGATGTAATAAACTATATTCCAAAAAATGAACTAAAAAAGTTTTTTATGGATACTTCTAAGGTTTTAAATGATAATGCTTATTTTATCTTTGATGTAAATTCATTATTTGGTTTTGATGAGGTTGCTCAAGGGTGCATTACTATTGATAGAAAAGATAAATTTATTGCTATTGATGCAATATATGAAGATAGAAAACTAATTACATCTTTAACACTATTTTCAAAAGATGAAAATGGAAAATACCAAAAAGAGAAAGATAAAATCACTCAATACTACCATGATAAAAAGAGTTTAACAGAGTTATTAAAAAAAGCAGGTTTTGAAGTTGAAGAGATAAAAGAGTTTAATCTTCATGGTTTTGATGAAGCTGATAAACTAATCTACATTTGTAGAAAAATATAG